The Sus scrofa isolate TJ Tabasco breed Duroc chromosome 4, Sscrofa11.1, whole genome shotgun sequence genomic sequence ACCTCTTTTCTGTTTGTCCCAACCGGATTAACTCCCTCGCACACGTAAATTCCAGAATCTTCCATCCTCATAGCAATTAAAGTGAGAGTTGCATTCCCAGAAAGGAGCTGTTGATCTCCATTATCTAATTTCTTGCTCCAGGAAATCTGTGGAGCTGGTAGACCTTCACTGGTACATGTCATCATCACGGAGTCACCTTCTTGTAGGCTTGTGGAGGGATTCACAGATATAACTGGGTCCTTGGGTGAGACTGAGAAGATGGCACAATATGAGCAATTGCTAAGCATCATCTTGATCCCACAGCACTACTGTATTTCTCTCACAGAATGTATTTACATGCTTTCATGAATTAGTCTAAATTACCTGCCGAACTAGAGGAAACAAAGAATGGCTGAGTTATAAAAATAAGTCAATCCAGTTTCTGACTAACTTGGTGGAGCTACTTCTTTTGATGTTTGGCCATAAATACTCAGAAGTTAAGAAAGACCCTTGGAATAATGTGCGTCAATCTCCCAGGGAAGGTTGAAGTTGGGGCTCAATATCCTTGCCAAGTGCTTGTGAAAGTCAACTTCAACACTTATGGTGGGAGGCAACCCACAGCCTTACGATAAACACAGTCCATTTGATTTTTGGAGAGCTCTAAGTATTAGAACACATTCTCCCAATTGAGCTGAAATCTTCCTCTTTGTAACTAAATTTGACACAATGGCCAGAGTTCAGTCCTCTACTgctaaagaataaattaaaccCCACTTCCACATGAATGTCTTTCAAATCCTTAATTATAGCTCTTGTTTCCGAGTTTTATCTTCCTTAGGGAAAATATCTCCTATTTTGACTATTCTtctcaaaacattaataaaagccTTTCCATCTCCCTCCCTTTCAGCTAAACCTGCTACAGCAGGCAATGCTCCTTTGAAGTAGGGGGTTTGGAGCAGACCATAGCATTTTAGTCTAGAACAAAGCACCATGAGTCCACTCCTACACAATTTGGGGATTATAAGACTACCCCAAATCCCCCAGGAGTTTCAGGGAGCATGGCAAAATCAAACCTCACCTCCCCTCTCCTACATCATGCCGTGGGTACAGGTGAGCCTATGcatatgcgcacacacacacacacacacacacacacacacacatacgcagaATAAGTCCGCATCTTGTAAAACCTCTATACTTCAATATTTCAAGCCATATTATAAGAGTTTACAAAAcatgattaaaaacattttgtcaGTTGAGCCTAGTAGGAAACTACTGCCCAATCAGATAGAATTATTCCCTTTTGATAGACTGAGAAATTAAGTGACTCACGTACACAGTTAAAGGAGCTGGAGCTTAAGCAAAGTCTGTGCTCTTTTTATTGCATTATGAGGTTGACACTATTATGTTCTCAATGACTCAAAATAGTGTAAAAACTACAAACAAGTTCCTTCTTGACTTTAGCTGCTGAGTTTTTTGCTGTATGCATCCAAACCAAATCCTCATAGACCACACATAAGTACTTACTGTAGACTTGCATTTTTTCTGGTGTTGTCTTTACTGAGGGCTGACCATCAATGATTAATGTAGCTTGACAAACAATAGCTTTCCCAATATCCTCTTCGGTAGGAGTAAAGGTAAATTCCAAACTCTTCGTTTCCTTGGACTTTATGTCTATAAGCTCCAGAAAGTTCTGGGACACCATGGAATGGTTGTCCTTCAGTAATTCTATCTCCAACTTTTCAACCGGGTAAACGTCAGGCACCAGACACCTGACTGTAACTGGCTTCCCAACTTCTGGAAGGCTACTCCAGTGAATCTCTGGGTCCTTGGGGAAAGCTGCAAAGTCAAATGAATATATACAAGTGGACTTTTTGTTCATGTTGTACAATGTCCCTCACCAATTTAATGCAATGTGAACTAAATCTATTATTCTTGTAACTACAGTCTTAACACTGCCTCCCCAAATGCCTAATTCAGTGTCCTAACTGATACTCCACTTGCACTTTTTAGTGTTAGGGAACCCACTAGTTCAGTCTTCGCAAGGCTACTTTTCACTGCAAATCTTCACAGTGGTAACATGTTGGCTTGATTCAAGACTGTGAACTAAGAAGAATACAAAGGTCTCAACTCTAAAGAATATTACAATCAAATATGGAATGGAGAAGGGACTGTGAAACATAATGAAAGACAGATATTctcgaaaaaaaaatttttggcaagATATTTAAAGCCAGAAGGgtcttcatttatcttttttaaatcttcaacTATTTGGTACTTGTGAGGAGAGGCAAAGGAACTGGAAATGTtttgccatgtgaagacagagagagtttttcatttttccaccAATAATTCTCTCCCTTATATTCTGTAAGAAATGCACCTATGACCCACATAGTTTGCCGTCAGGTATTATAAGAACTCTCTACTTTCCCTTGTATTTACATAAGGGGGCCTTTCAAGGAGCTCAGGAGGCTACACAGACATAAACTATGCATGTTCAACCAGCATAATTGAAAGCAGTCGGCCAGGCACAATTTCTTGGGAAGCATTAGCAGCATATGAGCTTGTTGAAGAATCAGTGAAAGTTAGTGAACAAAGTTGGGCTCCTACAGCAGAAGCAAAGCAACAAAGTTATAAAAGACAATCAATTGAGGTTTTCATGAAGAGATGGCTATAAAGGATTCCAGGTTTTTTTTGAAAGAGCAGTGATTTatttcaggttgttttttttcaCTCCTCCTGCTGCCTTTCTTTGCTGGAATGAGAATGGTTTGGGATACATGTTGGTAGGCTGGTAAACTAGgggtatttattcattcacattcACAAAGCAAATCTAGTTCATTATACAAAGATCCTTGAGGTTGAGTGGTTGAGCCTTAAGATTTAATGgcacaaaaaaacacaaaaaacaaaacttcctaaATTCATCTCTGCCAAAGTCAAATGAGGGAactatttgcagatattttccttCTGTCTAATGGGAAAATGCTTGTACAGAAGCTCATTAATTTAGACCTCTTGCTTAATCTTTAGACTCATTTTAAGCACCAAATTGCATAAGAATAGATAAATGGAAAATCCCTGAAGGATGGGATTCATGACTCATTTAGACACACGGACAAGTAATATGTAAAGATATAATCCAcagtttctactgtggcacagtgggttaagaatccatatGTGGCGGTTTGGCTTActgtagaggtgcaggtttgatcctctgtGGCGAGGGCTAAAAGAtttggattcaatcactggcccaggaacttccatatgccttgggtgacgccatttaacaaaatatagaaataatcaaatagaatttttttttttttatttttagggctgcattcatggcatatggaagttcccaggctagggctgaatcagagctatagacaccggcctacagcacagctcacagcaacaccggatccttaacccactgagcaaggccagggatcgaacctgcgtcctcatggatattagtcagatttgtttccactgcaccaccaggggagCTCTagaaaaaattttgataaaataaaaagaaccttGAAGAACGTCATTTTATGGctaagaaaactgaagcccagggagGTTGAGTCTTACAGTTGGCCACCATGTTTATGGCAGAGTTGGAAACAGAAGCCAAGATTTGGGTTTCTGGTCTAGTGCAAGATTCACTCGCTTTCTCGGTGCACTTTGTCCTCTAACCAAGAATCTGGACATGAATACCATACTtaattgttattcttttaaaaccttactttaaaaaaaaaaaaaaaaacgtattttaaagcaaaatgggGAGAAAATCAAATAATCTCTAAAGTACTCACAGTAGATCTCCACTTGGATTCCTCTTTCCCCTTTCAATTCCCGCAGGAGACTGTGCACAGATAGGAGTGTTCATTCTCAAAACTAACGGGATTCATGACCAGCGTGGATCTGGTCCCGTTAGTTTTCACTTTTCCATTCAGAGGACTGTCTATCTGAGTTCTCcaagagaaagacagggaggaCTCGCAGTCCGGTGCGCTGCAAGTCAGGGAAGCGGAGTCACCAATCTGCGCAATCATTTTGTCTTCAGGGAAGATCTCGACTTTAACATTTTGAGCTGCAGAGGCAAAAAGAGAAACCCAAACGTACCACGGGTTTGTTTACGGTCCTATTGCTTCTTCTCTGTTCCAGTAGAACACTCAAAATACAACCTGGCTGATCGCCTTCCTAAAACTGCTTTGGACCAACACAAGGCAGCATTGGAGCTGCTGCCAAAAGAAGGTGTTGAAATCACCTTCACTTAAGAGAACTCTCACTTCTGACCTCGATACCCATTGCTCAGAGTTGTTTTGTCACTAGCCAAGTCCAATGTCATTATCGAGTACAGGAAACTAAAGAGATAGACCTTCCTAGAGATGGACTCCAATTACTCACTCAtttgacatggaaaaaaaaaggttacaaaaAGCATCAACTTTGCAGCTTCAACTATGACAGTGAACCAGTAGATAGCAATACTCAGTGGCACAGTGAAAGTTAGGTTAAATTAAGTCCTCTTGCTCTTTAAAAACCCTAGTGCCTTTCTTCACCACCATAGCAAAACTGACCGAAGCCAAAATCAGGGCTAAAATGCAATGCTAGCATTTGGAACAGATCAAGGAGAACTTACAAACGGCAAACACCATCCAAAGTATATTTGAGGCTCCAAAGATCACGACGATATTCCTCGGCATTTTAAGTTGCTGTGTGACGAGGAAACAATGGTTCCAAAACCCTTCTTTGTGTCCTCCCTGAAAGTGCTCAGGAAGAGTCTTGAGCTCCAAAAGCCAGTGAGGTTCAGTGAGGAATGAAATAGAAAGTCTGCTCTTTATAAAGGGTCTTGTTGCAGAAGCGCAGAGGCGGAGGGAAATCCCTTCAAGGGGAAACCCGGACAGAGccagaaaaaaagtttaactgACAGCCAGCCAAGGCCAGTATTAACCCCTTCCTTTGCTCTCAGTACTGAAACTCCTGTCTCtgtcccagaaaaagaaaaaacactcccAAGTCTATAAAATTCAATCTTTTCCTGATTTTCCTTCCCAAAGCATATCTTTGCAAGAAAGATATGAAGTAATGCTTGCTGCAGAATGAGGCTTTCTGAATCCAatgaggggaaagagagagaaagaaatagaaacttaCACTCGAGTGTTGGAAGAGGCTGAACAGTACCATATCATTTGAATGATTGTTCTCCATTATGAAGATATATTTGCAATCCTACAACAGAGATTAAATGTTCTCTtgcaagaaaagggaagagatcCCTTCTTTtgatgagttgtttttttgttttttgttttttttttttctaagggagACAGCATggctttttacttttaattcacAAAAATCGTTCTTTTGACAACAAATACCAACTTTCTGAAATGATGATCTTGAGCAGaggaaggaagtaaagaaatGCTACCAAAACAAGAGaggtcatttttctcttttgttttagaaaagttaCCGATTCTTTGATTCAGTGGCTAGCTAGGTAATTGGAAGTCTTTTGCAGACTTAGATTCAAATATATGGAATTCATCTCAGGTGGTAAATCTCTTGGACTCTGTGAGACTTACTCACAAACACAGTTAAAATACGAACAATACTTTGGGTTTGGTATGGGGGGATGCTGACAACAACTGCATGCTCTTTTTCCCCTCCTAGGAAATgacttttaaaaggtatttttaaatggctgtttTCGCCTTGTGCACACATGCTCAAGTCTTTGCAAAATGCTTGGCCATCAAATAGAAACCGGAATAGCCACTTCCTTATAGTCTACATGTGCAGTTCTTCCTCCCCCATTGGATCATCCATTCCTGTCATGGTCCCAGACAAGTTCCTGTTCCTCATTGTATCCGCCTCTGCCTTCTCAATATGTAATGCATGGTTTTACACTTcgcggaggcacaggttcaatccttggcccaggaacttctgcatgccatgggcacagccaaaaagaattttaaagaggtATTGATAAGCTCCAAGTGCACTCACAGCTTTCTACCTTCTCATCATCTGAGGCCATGGTCTCCAAGACCATATTGGGATGTTGGGAACAGAAGTGTCTGATTCAAGGTTATAGTCCTTGTGAGAGAGACTGACAAAGCAGAGGGTGTCCAGAAGATAATGATGAGGATGGTAGATGACTCCAAACCCCCTGATCTGGTAGGAGCTGCGGAAAGAATGGGATGTTGAATTTGGATAAGGAGCATCCATGAAGCCCTGTGATCATTGAATGATGGACGTGCCTAGGAAGGATATACTTGCTGCTCTGTATTATACCAATGGTTAAAAGTAGGGCTTATTGATAGGTAGTTACTAGATTATTAGCTCTATGAAGGCCAGGAGCATGTGTGTCCTGTTCACCACTATAGCCTCAGCACTTAATGTAGAGACCAGTAGATAGTAAGGGTTCAAAAAGTCAACACTGAATGAACAAATACCAATCTGAAAAATAGTGTGACTCATATCCCAATCGTCCTGAATTCAAATCCAGCTACTCTGCCTAGGAATCACGCAACCTTTCCCAGGTATAGATAGCCTCTCTGGGCTTGCTTATACACGCTCACATAGGGGTAACAGTATCATTTCAAGTGATTCACATGATTTTTATGACTCTCAAATCAAAAGCGATTGTGTGAAATCTCTTTAAATATAGCAATGTGCTGTAGAAATGGCATGTAATGCTATTAAGATACAACTCTATTAAGTTCATTGTGAAGAAGGGCATTCCAGTTATTAAAATCATTTCAGTGATGGAATGGGTCCCCTTATGAATTTACCAGCACCTAGTCACTGGATGTTCTTGAGCAAAGTTGGAGGAAACTTCCTAAAAATGTTGTAGAGGTCAAGTTGAGAGATCCAACTGGATGTCTGCTCAGGTGCCCTCCAATGTGAAGCCTTAGTTATTGTGTTATCCATCCTTTCTAGCCTAACTCCACCAATCCCCTCACTGTCACCTTCGAAATTCTGAGCATCTCCTGATCCTGCTCTGGTTGGACCCTGAGAGGTCTCAGGCATACTTCTTTCAGCTTATTTAAAAACCACCAAGTTTGTAGCAACTTTAACTCTTTTAGGACTTCCAAGGAAACAATGTATTACGGGCCTCCCTGGAGTAACACTTTCTACCTTTTTCTTGAGTGTGTTAACACCTCTAAGACAAGTGACATCCCCAGTGGTAAGAGGGGCTCATTATGGCAGCCCTTCTCAGCAAAGTGAGAGGAAGAGACATTCTTTTTATGGAGGTTATGTCAGAATGGGGTAGGGAAAGTGACAGACCCCCCTTTGGTAGATTCTACAATGTCAGTTCACCCCCACTTTGAGAATGACTGCTCCGGATAGATCCCAAAAAGTCTATGAATATGACTCCATTACACTCTATGTAAGAGAAATCTTTCTATTGTGACTTAACTGATAGGAGATTCAAGGGTAAGCAGTTCAAGGTTGGTTCAGCTACTTGACGCAAACATGGAGAACAAGATTGATTCCAGTTTCGCATTTGTCATCCACATGGCATGTTGCTCACTCTCCTGATCCAAAGATGGCTACTTTATCTCCAAACATTACTCTGcattttgggaaagaaaaaaaaaaaaaaaaacagaaaagcaaagagcATAATGACAAAGCCATTGGAGATTGTCTCCTTTCAAAGAGATTTCCAAGAAGTCCCATGTAGCGACTTCCACTTATATCTCATTGAAAAGGTAGGAGATTGtcgtactgtatagcacagggaactatatccaatcttttatgatacaacatgatggaagataatatgagaaaaagaaaatatagtatatattattatcatataaatatatatgtacacattctttttcactgGGTCATGTTGCtatatacagcataaattgacacagcattgtaaatcaactatactttaatttaaaatttttaaaaatttttttaaaagatgggagATTGAATATTTTACTTGAATACATTGTTGCTCCAAATAAATCAGGTTTTATccataagaaaaagagaatggatgaTAAGCAGGCAAGTAGAGTGTCTGTCACAATTTCCCAATTCAGCTCAAtgcataaaatttttattgagaaacTACTAAACAGGTGCTGTGCTAGCCATAGGAATTTATAAACAAAAGTGAACACAGTTCTTATGTCAGAATGAGGAATTACTGCACAGAAGAGGCTGCTTGATTATCTCTGGTctataattagaaaattaaatgtattttagcaAGTTGGAAATTTTCTGGAAAGCAAGAAGGATCATTGCTTAAAATCCTCTTCAACCATGGATTTATTGCAACTTACTTATCATTAAgagtaaaaatgtctatttaataaaacattaaataagagTGACTTACCAAATTTTTTATTTGGCactaaattatagaaaataataataggaagAAGATTGCCGATACAAAATTGTTTCTCCTTCTCCTGTAATAAACTTATTTCACAGAATTTAGACTTTAATTATTCATGCTTTAACTATCTCATGTATTGAAGTCCCACATTTCCCATGGACAAACGTGTCTTTGTGTCTTCCA encodes the following:
- the VCAM1 gene encoding vascular cell adhesion protein 1 precursor (The RefSeq protein has 1 substitution, 1 frameshift compared to this genomic sequence), which codes for MPRNIVVIFGASNILWMVFAVSQNVKVEIFPEDKMIAQIGDSASLTCSAPDCESSLSFSWRTQIDSPLNGKVKTNGTRSTLVMNPVSFENEHSYLCTVSCGNLKGERGIQVEIYSFPKDPEIHWSSLPEVGKPVTVRCLVPDVYPVEKLEIELLKDNHSMVSQNFLELIDIKSKETKSLEFTFTPTEEDIGKAIVCQATLIIDGQPSVKTTPEKMQVYISPKDPVISVNPSTSLQEGDSMMMTCTSEGLPAPQISWSKKLDNGDQQLLSGNATLTLIAMRMEDSGIYVCEGVNPVGTNRKEVELTVQVAPRDTTISVNPSSTLEEGSSVNMTCSSDGFPAPKILWSKKLRDGNLEPLSENTTLTLTSTKMEDSGIYVCEGINQAGINRKEVELIIQAAPKDLQLTAFPSESVKEGDTVIISCTCGNVPPTLIILKKKAETGDTVLKSTDGAYTIHRARLADAGVYECESKNEIGLQLRSITLDVKGRESNKDYFSSELLVLYCASSLIIPAIGVIIYFARKANMRGSYSLVDAQKSKV